The Listeria cossartiae subsp. cossartiae genome includes a region encoding these proteins:
- a CDS encoding GNAT family N-acetyltransferase produces the protein MNWTIWDKSQPVPLHLLLEADPSGKQIATYFDKSHVIQLVHATKIIGVVCLFPLSANQLEIMNIAVSAEHRNQGIGKQLLEKAFDYAIQNHFSEIIVKTGNSSIDQLAFYQKNGFRMQQIIPNYFVEHYPGQTIIENGIACLDQIMLTKEIKS, from the coding sequence ATGAACTGGACCATCTGGGATAAAAGCCAACCAGTCCCACTCCATCTATTGTTAGAGGCTGATCCTAGTGGAAAACAAATTGCGACATACTTCGACAAATCGCATGTAATCCAATTAGTGCATGCGACTAAAATAATCGGCGTCGTTTGTTTATTTCCACTAAGTGCGAACCAACTCGAAATTATGAATATTGCTGTTTCCGCTGAGCACCGCAACCAAGGTATTGGCAAACAATTACTCGAAAAAGCTTTTGATTATGCCATTCAAAATCATTTTTCAGAAATCATCGTTAAAACTGGCAATTCCAGTATCGACCAACTTGCTTTTTATCAAAAAAATGGCTTTCGGATGCAGCAAATTATTCCGAATTATTTTGTAGAACATTATCCAGGTCAAACCATTATCGAAAATGGTATCGCTTGTCTTGATCAGATTATGCTAACAAAAGAAATAAAATCCTGA
- the glmM gene encoding phosphoglucosamine mutase, whose protein sequence is MGKYFGTDGVRGVANSELTPELAFRLGRMGGYVLTRHVGEHPRVLVARDTRISGEMLESALIAGLVSVGIEVMRLGVISTPGVAYLTKAQGASASVMISASHNPVDDNGIKFFGSDGFKLSDDQEEEIEQLLDTPEDTLPRPSGEGLGTVSDYFEGKQKYIQYLKQTIENDFNGYHIALDCANGATSGLATHLFADLDADISSMGASPNGLNINDGVGSTHPETLAAFVLDKKADVGLAFDGDGDRVIAIDEIGQIVDGDKIMFICAKYMREQGLLNNNTIVSTVMSNLGFYKGLKELAIEDVQTAVGDRYVVEAMREGNYNLGGEQSGHIIFLDHNTTGDGLLSGIQLINVMKATGKKLSELAAEMKTFPQKLENIRVSDKNHVTDNPKVSKVIGEVEAEMAGNGRVLVRPSGTEPLVRVMVEAASQEETDEYCERISAVVRSEMALND, encoded by the coding sequence ATGGGTAAATATTTTGGTACGGATGGAGTTAGAGGTGTAGCAAACTCTGAATTAACACCAGAACTTGCATTCAGATTAGGTCGTATGGGTGGGTATGTTTTAACTCGTCACGTTGGTGAACATCCGCGTGTGCTTGTTGCTCGTGATACACGTATATCCGGAGAAATGCTTGAATCCGCTTTAATCGCAGGACTTGTTTCTGTAGGAATTGAAGTAATGCGTTTAGGTGTTATTTCCACTCCAGGTGTAGCTTATTTAACAAAAGCACAAGGAGCTTCTGCCAGCGTAATGATTTCTGCTAGCCATAATCCAGTGGACGATAACGGCATTAAATTCTTTGGCTCTGATGGTTTTAAACTGTCAGATGATCAAGAAGAAGAAATTGAACAACTTCTTGATACACCAGAAGATACATTACCACGTCCAAGCGGTGAAGGCCTAGGAACCGTGAGTGATTATTTTGAAGGTAAACAAAAATATATTCAGTACTTAAAACAAACAATCGAAAATGATTTTAATGGTTATCATATTGCATTAGATTGCGCTAACGGAGCAACTTCTGGACTAGCAACACATTTATTTGCTGATTTAGATGCCGATATTAGTTCAATGGGAGCTTCTCCTAATGGGCTAAATATCAATGACGGCGTTGGCTCTACTCATCCAGAAACACTAGCTGCATTCGTCCTAGATAAAAAAGCAGACGTTGGTTTAGCTTTTGATGGCGACGGCGACCGTGTTATTGCGATTGACGAAATTGGTCAAATTGTCGATGGAGATAAAATCATGTTCATTTGCGCGAAATACATGCGTGAACAAGGCTTATTAAATAACAACACAATTGTATCAACGGTTATGAGTAACTTAGGCTTCTACAAAGGCTTGAAAGAACTTGCCATTGAAGATGTACAAACGGCTGTTGGTGACCGTTACGTAGTGGAAGCAATGCGTGAAGGTAATTATAACCTTGGCGGCGAGCAATCTGGTCATATTATTTTCTTAGATCATAATACAACTGGTGACGGACTTCTTTCCGGAATCCAATTGATCAACGTAATGAAAGCAACTGGCAAAAAATTATCTGAGCTTGCGGCCGAAATGAAAACATTCCCGCAAAAATTAGAAAATATCCGTGTAAGTGATAAAAATCATGTAACGGATAATCCAAAAGTAAGTAAAGTAATCGGTGAAGTAGAAGCGGAAATGGCTGGAAATGGTCGAGTTCTTGTTCGTCCTTCTGGTACAGAACCACTAGTACGCGTGATGGTAGAAGCTGCTTCCCAAGAAGAAACAGACGAATATTGTGAACGTATTTCAGCGGTTGTTCGTTCAGAAATGGCACTTAACGATTAA
- a CDS encoding CdaR family protein, whose protein sequence is MDRILNNKWSIRIIALVLAAILFTSVNANNNNATSFSTTASSDSEVIENVPVKVYYDKTNLYISGIPETVTVTLSGPRSIVQSAKAQQDFTVYADLKNASIGTQEVKLQVKDVSDRLKVKVNPATVTVNVQEKVTKKFSVDVELSKSVVADGYQAGTPIIDPKKVSITGAKDTIEQIAYVKATLENDGKHKSEFTDKATVSVFDSNLNKLDVEVNPQEVEVTVPVEKVGKSVPVKIKQEGTPESDIEISSMTPDKSEVVVVGDDAVLEKIKEIEIPIDVSKIKADTVKEVTVPVPTGAKSVQPATIEVKIKTVKKSEANNTTTSDNNQGTDTSDENTDDNSTKISKSFSNMQVYMSGLKNTFDAQMITPANGKVSVTITGEKKTVDGIAAKDLSVIANLSKSKAGNYSIPLELNGLPDNVAYVINPRRADFIITDKEASIQVPSKKT, encoded by the coding sequence ATGGATCGAATTTTAAATAATAAATGGTCGATTCGGATTATAGCCCTAGTTCTTGCAGCCATCCTTTTTACATCGGTTAACGCTAATAACAATAATGCCACGTCCTTTTCGACAACTGCTTCAAGTGATTCAGAAGTCATTGAGAACGTCCCTGTCAAAGTATATTATGATAAAACTAATTTATACATTTCAGGAATTCCAGAAACCGTGACCGTTACGCTTTCTGGCCCACGTAGTATCGTTCAATCTGCTAAAGCACAGCAAGACTTTACCGTTTACGCAGATTTGAAAAATGCATCGATTGGGACACAAGAAGTAAAACTACAAGTAAAAGATGTATCTGACCGTTTGAAAGTAAAAGTAAATCCAGCGACCGTGACAGTTAACGTACAAGAAAAAGTCACGAAAAAATTCTCTGTAGATGTAGAACTAAGTAAATCAGTTGTTGCAGACGGATACCAAGCTGGAACACCGATAATCGACCCTAAAAAAGTCTCGATTACTGGTGCCAAAGATACGATTGAACAAATTGCTTACGTCAAAGCAACACTCGAAAATGATGGCAAACATAAATCCGAATTTACCGATAAAGCAACCGTCTCTGTTTTTGACAGCAATTTGAATAAACTAGACGTGGAGGTAAATCCGCAAGAAGTGGAAGTAACCGTCCCAGTTGAAAAAGTTGGGAAGTCCGTTCCAGTCAAAATTAAGCAAGAAGGCACGCCAGAAAGTGATATTGAAATTTCTAGCATGACACCAGATAAATCAGAAGTAGTAGTCGTTGGTGACGATGCGGTCCTTGAAAAAATCAAAGAAATCGAAATTCCAATTGATGTTTCTAAAATAAAAGCAGATACCGTCAAAGAAGTGACTGTTCCCGTTCCAACTGGTGCGAAATCAGTCCAACCAGCGACGATAGAGGTGAAGATTAAGACCGTAAAAAAGTCTGAAGCAAATAACACTACAACCTCAGATAACAATCAAGGTACAGATACAAGTGATGAAAACACAGATGATAATAGCACGAAAATTTCCAAGTCGTTTTCTAACATGCAAGTATATATGAGTGGCTTGAAAAATACATTCGATGCTCAGATGATTACACCTGCGAATGGAAAAGTTTCTGTAACAATCACCGGCGAGAAAAAAACAGTCGATGGAATTGCAGCGAAAGATCTAAGTGTTATTGCCAACTTGAGCAAAAGCAAAGCAGGAAATTATAGTATACCGCTAGAATTGAATGGTTTGCCAGACAATGTCGCTTATGTGATTAATCCTAGAAGGGCAGATTTTATCATTACGGATAAAGAAGCGTCCATTCAAGTACCTTCCAAAAAAACATAA
- the dacA gene encoding diadenylate cyclase yields MDFSNMSILHYLANIVDILVVWFVIYKVIMLIRGTKAVQLLKGIFIIIAVKLLSGFFGLQTVEWITDQMLTWGFLAIIIIFQPELRRALETLGRGNIFTRYGSRIEREQHHLIESIEKSTQYMAKRRIGALISVARDTGMDDYIETGIPLNAKISSQLLINIFIPNTPLHDGAVIIKGNEIASAASYLPLSDSPFLSKELGTRHRAALGISEVTDSITIVVSEETGGISLTKGGELFRDVSEEELHKILLKELVTVTAKKPSIFSKWKGGKSE; encoded by the coding sequence ATGGATTTTTCCAATATGTCGATATTGCATTATCTAGCAAATATTGTAGATATTCTTGTCGTATGGTTTGTAATTTATAAAGTGATCATGTTAATCCGAGGTACAAAAGCAGTACAATTATTAAAAGGCATTTTTATTATCATTGCAGTCAAACTATTAAGCGGATTTTTTGGTCTCCAAACAGTTGAATGGATTACGGATCAGATGCTTACTTGGGGATTCCTTGCAATTATAATTATCTTCCAACCGGAATTACGCCGTGCTTTAGAAACGCTTGGACGAGGGAATATTTTTACTCGTTACGGATCAAGAATCGAGCGCGAACAGCACCATTTAATTGAGTCTATCGAAAAATCTACCCAGTACATGGCGAAACGTCGTATTGGCGCATTGATTTCAGTAGCACGTGACACTGGGATGGATGATTATATTGAAACAGGTATTCCGCTAAATGCAAAAATTTCTTCTCAATTATTAATTAATATTTTTATTCCTAATACACCGCTTCATGATGGAGCTGTTATCATTAAAGGAAACGAAATTGCATCGGCAGCAAGTTATTTACCACTTTCAGATAGCCCGTTCTTATCCAAAGAACTTGGAACGCGTCACCGGGCTGCACTTGGAATTAGTGAAGTGACAGACAGTATTACCATCGTAGTTTCCGAAGAGACAGGCGGAATTTCCCTTACTAAAGGTGGAGAACTTTTCCGTGATGTTTCAGAAGAAGAGTTACATAAAATTCTTCTTAAAGAGCTAGTCACAGTAACTGCAAAGAAACCTTCTATCTTTTCTAAATGGAAAGGAGGCAAAAGCGAATGA
- a CDS encoding glycoside hydrolase family 65 protein yields the protein MAQKQLFEIEPWTLRTTKLDKENKRLQESLTSLGNGYMGMRGNFEEGYSGDGHIGTYYAGVWFPDKTRVGWWKNGYPDYFGKVINGLNFIGIEVRLDGEKLDLFVDEVSDFELELDMEKGVLRRRFTVVKNSKTFQISAERFLSVATKELAVIRYHVQSESPAKVELTSTLNGNVQNEDANYEEMFWQEVEKNSSASRGSLVTKTIPNNFGTPRFTVSAVMENKTNAANETNQTKALYAENYYQFDLQVNEVAQMEKRVVITTSRDFEEAEILPAGEAILNSLETLSYEELLAAHVAGWRERWDKADVEIAGDDSAQQGIRFNIFQLFATYYGEDARLNIGPKGFTGEKYGGATYWDTEAFALPMYLSLTDKSVSRNLLKYRHNQLDGAKINAQKIGLGGALYPMVTFTGVECHNEWEITFEEIHRNGAIAYAIYNYTNYTGDDSYLKTDGIEVLTEITRFWADRVHLSDRLDKYMIHGVTGPNEYDNNVSNNWYTNYIAAWTIRYTLENLDAETKKRLGVTEYEVAKWEDIEHRMYYPFDEKWQIFVQHDTFLDKELRSTDTLKAEDMPINQNWSWDKILRSCFIKQADVLQGLYLFYDDFDFDTKQRNFEFYEPLTVHESSLSPAVHAVLAAELGKYDKAVELYQRTARLDLDNINNDTDDGLHITSMAGSWLSIVQGFAGMRVTAGELSFAPFLPTGWDNYRFKINFRDRLLEVKVEVGQVTVKLCHGEPIDLEMYKKKYLLETAVTVEM from the coding sequence ATGGCACAGAAGCAATTATTTGAAATCGAACCATGGACATTACGGACAACCAAACTAGATAAAGAAAATAAACGTTTGCAAGAAAGCCTAACTTCACTCGGTAATGGATACATGGGGATGCGCGGGAATTTTGAAGAAGGATACTCCGGCGACGGCCATATTGGAACTTATTATGCAGGCGTATGGTTTCCCGATAAAACACGCGTTGGTTGGTGGAAAAATGGCTACCCAGATTATTTCGGTAAAGTCATCAACGGCCTTAATTTTATCGGCATTGAAGTACGTCTTGACGGTGAAAAACTCGATTTATTTGTAGATGAAGTAAGCGATTTTGAACTAGAATTAGATATGGAAAAAGGCGTTTTAAGACGACGATTCACGGTCGTTAAAAATAGTAAAACTTTCCAAATTTCAGCGGAACGTTTTCTAAGTGTTGCAACGAAAGAACTAGCGGTTATTCGCTATCACGTGCAATCCGAAAGTCCAGCAAAAGTGGAATTAACATCTACTTTAAATGGTAACGTCCAAAATGAAGATGCCAACTATGAAGAAATGTTCTGGCAAGAAGTCGAAAAAAATTCATCAGCGAGTCGCGGCTCACTTGTAACTAAAACAATCCCAAATAACTTTGGTACACCACGCTTCACCGTTTCAGCAGTAATGGAAAATAAGACCAATGCGGCAAATGAAACAAATCAAACAAAAGCCCTTTACGCCGAAAATTACTACCAATTCGACTTACAAGTAAATGAAGTGGCACAAATGGAAAAACGCGTAGTTATCACAACTTCTCGTGATTTTGAAGAAGCGGAAATTTTACCAGCGGGAGAAGCGATTTTAAATAGTTTAGAAACATTGTCTTATGAAGAGTTACTAGCCGCCCATGTTGCAGGATGGCGCGAACGCTGGGACAAAGCCGATGTCGAGATTGCGGGAGACGATTCCGCCCAACAAGGCATCCGTTTTAACATTTTCCAATTATTTGCGACTTATTACGGCGAAGATGCAAGATTAAACATTGGCCCTAAAGGCTTCACGGGTGAAAAATATGGCGGCGCAACCTACTGGGATACCGAAGCATTTGCCTTACCAATGTATTTATCGCTGACTGATAAATCGGTGAGCCGTAACTTACTAAAATATCGTCACAATCAATTAGATGGCGCGAAAATTAATGCACAGAAAATCGGCTTAGGCGGCGCACTTTACCCAATGGTTACTTTTACCGGAGTCGAATGTCATAATGAGTGGGAAATTACCTTTGAAGAAATTCACCGCAATGGCGCGATTGCTTATGCGATTTACAATTACACAAATTACACTGGCGATGATTCGTATTTAAAAACAGACGGTATCGAAGTATTAACCGAAATCACTCGTTTCTGGGCCGACCGCGTGCATTTATCCGATCGCTTAGATAAATACATGATTCACGGTGTCACTGGGCCAAACGAATACGATAATAACGTCAGCAATAACTGGTATACAAATTATATTGCCGCTTGGACAATCCGTTATACGCTCGAAAACTTGGACGCAGAAACGAAAAAACGTCTAGGCGTGACCGAGTATGAAGTCGCTAAATGGGAAGACATCGAACACAGAATGTATTATCCTTTTGATGAAAAATGGCAGATTTTTGTGCAACACGATACCTTTTTAGATAAAGAGTTACGTTCGACCGATACATTAAAAGCAGAAGATATGCCAATCAATCAAAACTGGTCGTGGGACAAAATTTTACGTTCTTGCTTCATTAAACAAGCCGATGTATTGCAAGGTTTATATTTGTTTTATGATGACTTTGACTTTGATACAAAACAACGCAATTTTGAATTCTATGAGCCGCTAACGGTACATGAATCTAGTTTATCACCGGCTGTGCATGCGGTATTAGCGGCAGAACTTGGCAAATATGATAAAGCAGTAGAACTTTATCAGCGGACGGCGCGACTGGATCTTGATAATATTAACAACGATACGGATGACGGTTTGCATATTACCTCGATGGCCGGAAGCTGGTTATCGATAGTCCAAGGTTTTGCTGGGATGCGCGTAACAGCGGGTGAGTTAAGCTTTGCGCCATTTTTACCGACTGGTTGGGATAATTATCGTTTTAAAATCAATTTCCGCGATCGCTTATTAGAAGTAAAAGTGGAAGTTGGACAAGTGACAGTGAAATTATGCCACGGAGAGCCAATTGATTTAGAAATGTATAAGAAAAAATATTTGCTGGAAACGGCTGTAACAGTAGAAATGTAA
- a CDS encoding DUF1189 domain-containing protein, translating to MKKVPFIIQYVKSTLGPTAIFEGRKVLKFWQMVIVFIFLNALLLLPVSAHFANQSSFDLPSLMPKMATLGTDQLAAEVGDLTLENGELTDKNAHIVEKSANGVAGVNLTQAELANAKNIINFKDREMTLIDASGYNFEVSYPKNATLSEITSGESLVDWISAQWYLENQAFVFLSMVLMIGSIIFVSSLMLAVFTTLFIWMTKRSSFSSIASFKESLNLTLNALGIPVIAACIIGFIYFDITIIMAVESLGMVLMIAWTFLKTRFYKTSEKSMAASR from the coding sequence ATGAAAAAAGTTCCGTTTATCATTCAATATGTAAAAAGTACGCTTGGACCAACAGCAATTTTTGAAGGTCGGAAAGTACTGAAATTCTGGCAAATGGTCATCGTGTTTATTTTCTTAAATGCGCTGCTGTTATTACCTGTATCCGCTCATTTTGCCAACCAGTCGAGCTTTGATTTACCGAGTTTAATGCCAAAAATGGCGACGCTTGGCACGGATCAGTTGGCGGCAGAGGTGGGGGATTTGACACTTGAAAATGGCGAACTAACCGATAAAAATGCGCATATCGTCGAAAAATCGGCGAATGGTGTGGCGGGTGTGAATTTAACGCAAGCAGAACTGGCCAACGCTAAAAATATCATTAACTTCAAAGACCGGGAAATGACGCTGATAGATGCGAGTGGCTACAATTTCGAAGTAAGCTATCCGAAAAACGCAACGTTAAGCGAAATTACGTCCGGAGAATCGCTCGTTGATTGGATTTCTGCGCAGTGGTACCTAGAAAACCAAGCGTTTGTTTTCTTATCAATGGTGCTAATGATTGGCTCAATTATTTTCGTTAGTTCATTAATGTTAGCTGTATTCACGACGCTTTTCATTTGGATGACAAAACGGAGCAGTTTTTCAAGCATTGCTTCTTTTAAAGAATCATTAAATTTAACGCTAAATGCACTGGGGATTCCGGTGATTGCGGCTTGTATTATCGGCTTTATCTACTTTGATATTACGATTATTATGGCCGTAGAATCGCTTGGAATGGTGTTAATGATAGCATGGACATTTTTAAAGACAAGATTTTATAAGACTAGTGAAAAAAGTATGGCTGCTAGTCGCTAA
- a CDS encoding sugar ABC transporter permease produces MRDFMKDQRTTKFLTQFFTYLFLTVLTIIILYPILITASSAFKPGNIAAFTLEWSDSWTLNNFTRLFNETLYLDWYKNTLIIAVVTMIMQVTIVTLAGYTYSRYRFKGRKNSLVFFLIIQMVPTMAALTAFYVLAMLLGALDQYWFLTLIYIGGGIPMNTWLMKGYFDTVPRDLDESAKLDGAGHFRIFAQIILPLVRPMIAVQALWAFMGPFGDFLLAKFLLRTPENLTIAVGLQTFIANPQQQKVALFAAGAILAALPICLLFFFLQKNFVSGLTAGGTKG; encoded by the coding sequence ATGAGAGACTTTATGAAAGATCAACGGACAACAAAGTTTTTAACACAGTTTTTCACGTATTTATTTTTAACCGTGCTTACGATTATTATTTTGTATCCGATTCTAATAACTGCATCTTCAGCCTTCAAACCAGGCAATATCGCGGCATTTACGCTTGAGTGGTCGGATAGTTGGACGCTGAATAACTTTACGAGATTATTTAATGAAACATTGTATCTTGATTGGTACAAAAATACGCTGATTATCGCGGTTGTAACGATGATTATGCAAGTAACGATTGTGACACTTGCCGGTTATACATATAGCCGTTACCGTTTCAAAGGTCGTAAAAATAGCTTGGTGTTTTTCTTAATTATTCAAATGGTGCCAACAATGGCGGCGCTAACAGCATTTTACGTATTAGCAATGCTACTAGGTGCGCTGGACCAATATTGGTTCTTAACATTGATTTACATCGGCGGCGGGATTCCAATGAATACATGGCTGATGAAAGGGTACTTTGATACCGTGCCACGTGATTTGGATGAATCCGCCAAACTAGACGGCGCAGGACATTTCCGGATTTTCGCGCAAATTATCTTGCCGCTAGTAAGACCGATGATTGCCGTTCAAGCTCTTTGGGCGTTCATGGGACCATTTGGTGATTTCTTACTTGCAAAATTCCTACTAAGAACACCAGAAAACTTAACAATTGCGGTTGGTCTTCAAACATTCATCGCCAACCCACAACAACAAAAAGTAGCCTTATTCGCAGCGGGCGCAATCTTAGCCGCGCTACCAATTTGTTTACTATTCTTCTTCTTACAAAAGAACTTTGTTTCCGGCCTAACTGCTGGTGGAACAAAAGGATAA
- a CDS encoding sugar ABC transporter permease — protein MKLEQKQIKNVRQATLLSIIPGLGQFYNKQNFKGIVFFALFALFIIEFFAVGLNALIGLVTLGSVPGVDHSLFLMIEGTLQLIVTLLFIGFWFINIFDARRVAMQWNLGETVNRSAIAIIKNMLDKGFPYLLTLPAYLVMTFVIIFPVLVTLFMAFTNYDFYHIPPANLIDWVGFKNFFNIFFLSSYRDTFLSVFSWTLVWTICATSLQIVVGVFTAIVANQSFIKGKRLFGVVFLLPWAVPAFITIMSFSNMFNDSIGAINSQVIPLLNHLPFVDINAIAWKTDPFWTKVALIGIQGWLGFPYIYVMVTGVLQAIPGELYEAARIDGASAIQRFRKITLPMILFVTAPVFITQYTFNFNNFSIIYLFNEGGPGSVGAGAGSTDILISWIYKLTTGTSPQYAVAAAVTLLISIIVITVSMIAFKKTNAFGNEEMM, from the coding sequence ATGAAACTAGAACAAAAACAAATTAAAAATGTTCGTCAAGCGACTTTGTTATCAATCATTCCGGGGCTTGGTCAATTTTATAATAAGCAAAATTTTAAAGGGATTGTCTTTTTCGCACTATTTGCTTTGTTTATCATAGAATTTTTTGCAGTTGGGCTGAATGCACTTATTGGCCTCGTGACACTTGGCTCTGTGCCGGGTGTGGACCATTCCTTATTCTTAATGATTGAGGGTACTTTACAATTAATTGTGACATTACTATTTATAGGCTTCTGGTTTATAAATATTTTCGATGCAAGACGCGTGGCGATGCAGTGGAACCTCGGTGAAACTGTTAACCGTTCCGCGATTGCTATTATAAAAAATATGCTCGACAAAGGTTTCCCTTATTTACTTACGCTACCCGCTTACCTAGTGATGACTTTTGTAATTATTTTCCCAGTTCTTGTCACGCTTTTCATGGCATTTACGAACTATGATTTTTACCATATTCCGCCAGCGAATTTAATTGACTGGGTTGGATTTAAGAACTTCTTTAATATTTTCTTCCTAAGTTCGTATCGCGACACATTCCTTAGCGTATTTTCGTGGACACTCGTTTGGACAATCTGTGCGACTTCTTTACAAATTGTCGTTGGGGTATTCACGGCGATTGTTGCGAACCAAAGCTTTATTAAAGGGAAACGTCTTTTCGGGGTCGTTTTCTTACTTCCTTGGGCGGTACCAGCTTTTATTACAATCATGAGTTTTTCCAATATGTTCAACGATAGTATCGGAGCGATTAATTCGCAAGTTATCCCGCTACTAAACCATCTTCCGTTTGTTGATATTAATGCGATTGCTTGGAAAACAGATCCTTTCTGGACAAAAGTGGCGCTGATTGGTATCCAAGGTTGGCTTGGTTTTCCGTATATTTACGTTATGGTTACAGGGGTACTTCAAGCGATCCCGGGTGAACTTTATGAAGCAGCTAGAATTGATGGAGCGAGCGCGATTCAACGTTTCCGTAAAATTACGCTGCCGATGATTTTATTTGTAACAGCGCCGGTATTTATTACGCAATATACCTTTAACTTTAATAACTTTTCGATTATCTACTTATTCAATGAAGGTGGTCCCGGAAGTGTCGGAGCAGGCGCAGGATCAACTGATATCTTAATTTCATGGATTTATAAATTAACAACAGGTACTTCGCCACAATACGCTGTAGCCGCTGCTGTGACGCTTCTTATTTCGATTATCGTTATTACAGTTTCGATGATTGCCTTTAAGAAAACGAATGCCTTTGGGAACGAGGAGATGATGTAA
- a CDS encoding extracellular solute-binding protein, with protein sequence MKRFKKVGIVSAVLVMALSLAACGGGKDTSKSGSSDEKTLTVSVDAGYKDYVNKIKGDFEKDNDVKVKVVEKDMFETLEALPLDGPAGTAPDVMMSAFDRIGSLGQQGHLAEVKLGNKDDYDEKDQKQVTIDDKIYGAPAIIETLVLYYNKDLLDKAPATFKDLETLSKDSRFAFTSEKGKNTGFLAKWTDFYFSYGLLAGYGGYVFGDDGTNPKDIGLNNKGSVEGITYATKWFQDVWPKGMQDNKSADDFIQDQFVKGKAAAILGGPWSAANYKEAKINYGVAKIPTLDNGKEYSPFAGGKGWVVSNYSKNKDVAQKWLDYVTNQKNQETLYDMTNEVPANLKARDTAKSKNDELTNAVIEQYKNAQPMPNIPEMSEVWTGAENLMFDAASGSKTPQQSADDAVKVIEDNVTQKYTK encoded by the coding sequence ATGAAGCGTTTCAAAAAAGTGGGAATAGTTTCGGCGGTTTTAGTAATGGCTTTAAGCTTGGCAGCATGTGGTGGCGGAAAAGATACTAGCAAATCGGGCTCATCTGATGAAAAGACATTGACGGTTTCTGTTGACGCAGGCTACAAAGACTACGTGAACAAAATAAAAGGTGATTTTGAAAAAGACAATGACGTGAAAGTAAAAGTAGTCGAAAAAGACATGTTTGAAACATTAGAAGCTCTTCCACTTGACGGGCCCGCTGGAACTGCTCCAGACGTAATGATGTCCGCATTTGATAGAATCGGAAGCCTAGGTCAACAAGGACATTTGGCGGAAGTAAAACTAGGAAATAAAGACGATTACGATGAAAAAGACCAAAAACAAGTAACAATTGACGATAAAATTTACGGTGCTCCAGCTATTATTGAAACATTGGTACTTTACTACAATAAAGATTTACTCGACAAAGCCCCAGCAACTTTCAAAGATTTAGAAACGCTTTCCAAAGATTCTCGTTTTGCCTTCACTTCTGAAAAAGGAAAAAATACTGGTTTCTTAGCAAAATGGACTGATTTCTACTTCTCTTACGGACTACTTGCAGGATACGGCGGTTATGTATTCGGCGATGATGGTACAAATCCAAAAGATATCGGTTTAAACAATAAAGGTTCGGTTGAAGGAATTACTTATGCAACAAAATGGTTCCAAGATGTATGGCCAAAAGGTATGCAAGATAATAAGAGTGCAGATGACTTTATCCAAGATCAATTTGTTAAAGGTAAAGCAGCAGCAATCCTAGGAGGTCCTTGGTCAGCAGCAAACTACAAAGAAGCAAAAATCAATTACGGCGTAGCAAAAATCCCAACACTTGACAATGGTAAAGAATATTCTCCATTTGCAGGCGGTAAAGGTTGGGTTGTAAGTAACTATTCTAAAAACAAAGATGTTGCACAAAAATGGTTGGATTATGTGACTAACCAAAAAAATCAAGAAACTTTATACGATATGACAAATGAAGTACCGGCTAACTTAAAAGCTCGTGATACAGCGAAATCGAAAAATGACGAATTAACTAATGCCGTTATCGAACAATACAAAAATGCACAACCAATGCCAAATATTCCAGAAATGTCAGAAGTTTGGACTGGCGCTGAAAACTTAATGTTTGATGCAGCTTCTGGTTCGAAAACACCGCAACAATCAGCGGACGATGCAGTAAAAGTAATTGAAGATAACGTAACGCAAAAATATACTAAGTAA